CTGCCCACGACGTCCTCCTCGGGCGCCATGGGCCGGTCGTCGGGCTCGACCAGAGTGACGCCGGTCCCGAAGCGCGCGTACACCTGGGCCAGCTCGCAGCCCACGGCGCCGCCACCCACCACGAGCAGGCGGCCCGGCAGCTCCTCGGACACGAGGGCGTCCTCACTCGTCCAGACGGCGGGCCCGTCGAGACCGGGTATCGGCGGCACGGTCGGCTCGCTCCCGGTCGCCACGATCACATCCCCGAAGCCGAGCTGCCGGCCGTCGACGTCGACGGCGCCCTCACCCGCGATCCGGCCGTTCCCCCGGAGCACGGTCACGCCCCGCTTCTCCAACTGCCGGGCGGCGTCCGAGTCGTCGCGGTGGGCCGACACCCGATCCCGCCAGCGCACAGCCCGGGCGAAGGCGCCCCTCCCCACCTCGGCCCCCCCTTCCCCCACCACCGGGCCGGGGCCGGCGACCGCGCCCACCCGGACGGCCTCGACCAGGAGGTCGTGGCGGAGGTGGGCGGCGCGCAGCAGGGCCTTGCTGGGCATGCAGGCCAGATACGGGCACTCCCCGCCGACCAGGTGGCGCTCGACCAGCGCCACCCGCCGGCCGGCGTCGGCCAGCAGCCCGGCGGCCTGCTCCCCCGCCGAGCCGCCGCCGAGGACGATCACGTCGAAGGAGGTACCGGGCCCGTCCACGGGCGCGTCCTACCCGCAGCGGCTTGACCCGATCCGGGCCCCGCCCGGAAAATGGGGATATGGCCGTCCCGTCCCCATCGGGCGCCGGTGCCCCTCTCCGCTTCAGGAAGGCCGAGTCGGGCCAGGAGCTGGCCGACTACGCCCGGCTGTTCGCCGGCCGGCCCGGGCCCCGGATGATCGGGGCGGCGTGGGCGGTCACCGCCGCTCTCCGGCTGGCCCTCGGTCGCTTCCGGCGCAGGGATCTCGCCATCGCCGCGGGGATGGTGGCGGCCCAGCCCTTCACCGAGTGGGTCATCCACGTCGCCATCCTCCACTCCCGGCCCCGCCGGGTGGCGGGCCGGACCGTCGACCTCGCCCTGGCGCGCCACCACCGCGACCACCACGCCGATCCCAAGGACATCGACCGGGCGCTGATCCCGGTCCCGACGGTCGTGGGGGCCATCGGTGGCACCGCCGCCCTGGTCGGGGCGCTGGGCCGGGACCGCCACGGGGTGACGGCGGCGCTCACCGGGTTCTCGCTGCTGCTCGGGTACGAGTGGACCCACTTCCTGATGCACTCCGCCTACCGGCCCCGGACCGCCTTCTACCGCAGCCGCTGGCGGGCCCACCGCCTGCACCACTACAAGAACGAGCGCTACTGGTTCGGGATCACATCCGGTTTCGGAGATCAGGTCCTGCGGACCAACCCCGACCGGGCCGGCGTCGAGACGTCCCCGACGGCGCGCAACCTGGCCGCCTGAGGGCCCCGGCGGGCCGAGCGGTCAGGCCGCCAACAGGGCGGCGGCGTCGAGCTGGACCGAGGCCTCGCGCAGCTTCACCATGGCGCGCTTTTCGATCTGGCGGACCCGCTCCCCGCTGAGCCCCAGCACCTCTCCCGCCTCCCCGTAGGTCCGGGGGTCCCCCCGGTCGAGCCCGTAGCGCAGGCGGAGCACGGTCCGCTCCTGGTCGTCGAGGACCGACAGGAACCGGTCCACCTCGCTGGGCAGCAGAGAGGCGGCCGCGGCGGCGGCGGGGTCGACGGCGCCGGGGTCGGAGACCACGTAGCCGAGGCCCTCGTCCGACTCCTCCGAGAGAGGGGCGTCGAGACTGGCGGGCTCGACCGGGAGGCTGACCACGTCGGCGACCAGCTCGGGGGTCCAGCCCAGCTCCTCGGCCAGCTCCTCGTGACTGGGGGTGCGCCCCATCTCCGACTCGAGCCGGGTGGTGACCCGGCGCAGGGCGTCGACCCGGTCAGCCACGTGCACGGGAAGCCGGATGGTGCGGCAGGTGTTGGCCACCCCGCGACTGATGGCCTGGCGGATCCACCAGGTGGCGTAGGTCGAGAACTTGAAGCCCTTGCGGTAGTCGAACTTCTCCACGGCGTGGATCAGGCCGAGGTTTCCCTCCTGGACCAGATCGAGGAGGGGCAGGCCCGACCACTGATACTTCTTGGCCACCGAGACGACCAGGCGCAGGTTGGCCCGGACCATGGCCTGGCCGGCCTCGTCACCGGCGCGCACCGCCCGGCGCAGCCGGGCCCGCACGGCGGGGGTCAGCTTCTCCCCTGAATCCAAGCGGGCTCGAGCCTCCACACCGGCCTGGATCAGCGCGCCGAGGCGCGCCTCGTCCTCCTTGGTCAGGAGGGCGTGGCGGCCGATGTCGGCCAGGTACAGACGGACGAGATCCTGATCCGGGTCCTGGAGTTCTGCTGAGGGGGATGACGAGCGACGAGCCATAGCGTTGTTACAACACCGGGGAGGGCCCGCCGCATTCCCGCCCCGCCGGTCGGCTCACTGGTCGCCGAGCTCGAACCAGACGGCCTTTCCGTTGCCGGGATCCCGTTCCGCCCCCCAGCGCGACGCCAGCGTCTCGACCAGCACCAGACCCCGGCCCTGCTCATCCCAGGCTCCGGGCCGCCCGGGCCGGGGCACGTGGCTGGACCCGTCGCGCACCGATACCCGCAGCCCCCGCTCGGTCGGGGTGCACTCGACCTCGACCCTGGTGCCGGCGTGGGCCACGGCGTTGGTGACGAGCTCGGAGACCAGGAGCTGGGCCGTCTCGACGACCTCGGCCCGATGGGTCGGGGCGACGCACTCCGCTACGAAACGCCGGGCCTCCCGGACGCTGGCAAGGTCTGCCGGGAGACCGAGGCTCGACCTGCTCACGGCGCGCGTACCTACCCACTGTGCGCCGTGATCCAAGCACGCGAGGCCCACCGGCCGGACTATCCGGCGCCGCCGCGCAGGTAGTCGCCCTCGGAGGCGGGCTCGCCGTTGAACGCCACCTGGACCCGCTGCTCGGGTCGGCGCTGGTTCTCGGTGACCTGGGCCGATAGCGAACGCTTGTCGGCCTCGGTGAGCGGCGGCTGCACCATGGCGCGGGGCCACAGCTTGCGGGCCAGGACCACGTTGAGCTCCGCGGCGTAGATGCTGAGCTGCACCCCCAGGTAGATCCAGGCCAGCAGGCCCAGGACGTATCCGAACATTCCGTAGACCGCGTTGTCGTTGCGGAGGTAGTGGCCCACGACAAAACCGCCCACCGCCTGCAGGATGGTCCAGCCGATGCCGCCCGCCACCGCACCGGGCCAGAAGGCCCGGGTCTCCACCGCCCCCGGCGTAAGGACCCGGAAGGCCAGGAAGTAGACGAGCACGTTCACCGCGGCGGCCAGCACCTCACCGGCCACCGACAGCGCCGGGTTGTGGTGGCTGTGGCCGAAGGTCC
The sequence above is drawn from the Acidimicrobiales bacterium genome and encodes:
- a CDS encoding sigma-70 family RNA polymerase sigma factor, translating into MARRSSSPSAELQDPDQDLVRLYLADIGRHALLTKEDEARLGALIQAGVEARARLDSGEKLTPAVRARLRRAVRAGDEAGQAMVRANLRLVVSVAKKYQWSGLPLLDLVQEGNLGLIHAVEKFDYRKGFKFSTYATWWIRQAISRGVANTCRTIRLPVHVADRVDALRRVTTRLESEMGRTPSHEELAEELGWTPELVADVVSLPVEPASLDAPLSEESDEGLGYVVSDPGAVDPAAAAAASLLPSEVDRFLSVLDDQERTVLRLRYGLDRGDPRTYGEAGEVLGLSGERVRQIEKRAMVKLREASVQLDAAALLAA
- a CDS encoding NAD(P)/FAD-dependent oxidoreductase, which produces MDGPGTSFDVIVLGGGSAGEQAAGLLADAGRRVALVERHLVGGECPYLACMPSKALLRAAHLRHDLLVEAVRVGAVAGPGPVVGEGGAEVGRGAFARAVRWRDRVSAHRDDSDAARQLEKRGVTVLRGNGRIAGEGAVDVDGRQLGFGDVIVATGSEPTVPPIPGLDGPAVWTSEDALVSEELPGRLLVVGGGAVGCELAQVYARFGTGVTLVEPDDRPMAPEEDVVGSRLAEVLAMDGVELRLGAEVRGVTPAPGPGPGLTVELSAGAPVTVDRVLVATGRSPRTAGIGLEALGVDVDDALRVDERGRIEGVEHAWAAGDVTGVAPFTHTANYQARIVVDNLLGRDRRADYRAVPRCVFTDPPVASVGRNSRQAEEDGIDVATAVAEVGETARAAADGRAGGVLVLTADRREQVLVGASAIGPGADEWIGQ
- a CDS encoding ATP-binding protein, with amino-acid sequence MSRSSLGLPADLASVREARRFVAECVAPTHRAEVVETAQLLVSELVTNAVAHAGTRVEVECTPTERGLRVSVRDGSSHVPRPGRPGAWDEQGRGLVLVETLASRWGAERDPGNGKAVWFELGDQ
- a CDS encoding sterol desaturase family protein is translated as MAVPSPSGAGAPLRFRKAESGQELADYARLFAGRPGPRMIGAAWAVTAALRLALGRFRRRDLAIAAGMVAAQPFTEWVIHVAILHSRPRRVAGRTVDLALARHHRDHHADPKDIDRALIPVPTVVGAIGGTAALVGALGRDRHGVTAALTGFSLLLGYEWTHFLMHSAYRPRTAFYRSRWRAHRLHHYKNERYWFGITSGFGDQVLRTNPDRAGVETSPTARNLAA